The following are encoded in a window of Nitrospirota bacterium genomic DNA:
- a CDS encoding iron-sulfur cluster assembly accessory protein, whose product MTISDKAAEKAKALLVQEGKAEWGIRVYLAGESCCGPSYGLNLQEGQMPNDEVIEKNGLRVFVDKHLISSLAGMELDYYSDDEREGFVLTGGIPSCGSCNSGCDSCG is encoded by the coding sequence ATGACGATATCGGATAAGGCTGCTGAGAAAGCAAAGGCGTTACTTGTTCAGGAAGGTAAGGCTGAATGGGGGATACGTGTTTATTTAGCAGGCGAAAGTTGTTGCGGGCCATCTTATGGTCTTAATTTACAAGAAGGACAAATGCCCAATGATGAAGTTATCGAAAAAAACGGTTTAAGAGTCTTTGTTGATAAACATTTAATAAGTTCCCTTGCAGGGATGGAACTTGATTATTATTCAGACGATGAAAGAGAGGGTTTTGTACTTACCGGCGGAATTCCATCTTGTGGTTCCTGTAATTCCGGATGTGACTCCTGCGGCTAA
- the pal gene encoding peptidoglycan-associated lipoprotein Pal, which translates to MKKVLAIFLLLTLAGFGCAPKKVAVTGEPEQQQQTGISSQETSKRDIKPEERITEQRLAKIESEDEIKQTKEESGRFSDIYFDFDMYDIRSDAKPVLEEVASWMLKNTNAKLLIEGHCDERGTNEYNLALGDRRGKAARDYLIALGVASQRIEIISYGEEKPTCTDQTEECWAKNRRAHFIIVKEPVK; encoded by the coding sequence ATGAAAAAAGTTCTTGCAATATTTTTATTATTGACCCTTGCAGGTTTCGGTTGTGCACCTAAGAAGGTTGCAGTAACCGGAGAACCTGAACAACAGCAACAAACAGGGATATCTTCACAAGAAACTTCCAAGAGAGATATAAAGCCCGAAGAAAGGATTACAGAACAGCGACTCGCTAAGATAGAATCGGAGGATGAAATAAAACAGACAAAAGAAGAGAGTGGCAGATTCAGTGATATATATTTTGATTTTGATATGTATGATATCCGATCTGATGCAAAACCTGTTTTAGAGGAAGTTGCTTCCTGGATGCTGAAAAACACCAACGCCAAACTTTTAATTGAGGGGCATTGTGATGAAAGAGGCACCAATGAATATAACCTTGCCCTTGGAGACAGAAGGGGAAAAGCAGCAAGAGATTACCTTATTGCACTGGGCGTAGCATCACAAAGAATTGAAATAATAAGCTACGGAGAAGAAAAACCTACTTGTACAGATCAGACAGAAGAATGCTGGGCAAAAAACCGGAGAGCTCATTTCATAATAGTTAAGGAACCGGTTAAATAG
- the ybgF gene encoding tol-pal system protein YbgF, translated as MVRYDINKLQMQNIELKNEINSLHEKTKGVAKEDSFNVVRASQAELQSTLNNLSKDIQNLSGRFDESKFYTENTLKNMTTEIDIIKLQITSLEGQIKDIKTKLDTMENQIQQQKEKAKEQKKEEIDLSKKEETSGEDASYGAKAKYDAAYATFESKKYREARDQFEYFTREFPNNDLTANAYFWIAETYYREKDYENAILAYETLLKKYPENKKIPNALYKQALCFIEIGENKVGRVLLEQVIDRYPQSTESKLAQKKLDDLNKKPSKKK; from the coding sequence ATGGTTAGATATGACATTAACAAACTTCAAATGCAGAATATTGAACTCAAAAATGAAATAAACTCTTTGCATGAGAAAACAAAAGGGGTTGCAAAAGAGGATTCATTTAACGTTGTAAGAGCAAGTCAGGCTGAACTTCAGAGCACCCTCAATAATTTATCGAAGGATATTCAGAATCTCAGTGGAAGGTTTGATGAGAGTAAATTTTATACAGAAAATACACTGAAAAATATGACAACAGAGATAGATATTATTAAATTACAAATAACAAGTCTTGAAGGACAGATAAAAGATATCAAAACTAAATTGGATACCATGGAAAATCAGATACAACAACAGAAAGAAAAAGCAAAGGAACAGAAAAAAGAAGAAATAGACTTATCTAAAAAAGAGGAGACTTCAGGAGAGGATGCAAGTTATGGAGCAAAGGCAAAATATGATGCTGCATATGCCACATTTGAGAGTAAAAAATATAGAGAGGCAAGAGACCAGTTTGAATATTTTACAAGAGAATTTCCAAATAATGATCTAACTGCCAATGCATATTTCTGGATTGCAGAAACATATTACAGGGAAAAAGACTATGAAAATGCAATTCTTGCCTATGAGACATTACTAAAAAAATATCCGGAAAACAAAAAAATACCAAATGCTCTTTATAAACAGGCTCTCTGTTTTATTGAAATAGGAGAGAACAAGGTTGGAAGGGTATTGCTTGAACAGGTGATTGACCGCTATCCACAATCAACTGAATCAAAGCTTGCTCAGAAAAAACTTGATGATCTAAATAAAAAACCAAGTAAAAAGAAATAA